One window of Desulfobacca acetoxidans DSM 11109 genomic DNA carries:
- a CDS encoding CBS domain-containing protein, producing the protein MSYEQKIKDLMVSLEDYPHVPFWFSLEQAAVIAREAAIKFEGVFEPRAILVFDEKYHLVGILTLKDIIRGLQAELFDKSGMALAGFSWRDLTGPDLQGRAQKAVSEVMSPISVTVDADTPLVTALSLMIKDNLERIPVLENNRVIGILRITDLFREISDALLAATKL; encoded by the coding sequence ATGAGTTACGAGCAGAAAATTAAGGACCTTATGGTCTCCTTGGAGGATTATCCGCATGTGCCGTTCTGGTTCAGTTTGGAGCAAGCCGCAGTAATCGCCCGGGAAGCGGCCATCAAGTTTGAGGGTGTTTTTGAACCGCGGGCTATACTGGTCTTTGACGAAAAATATCATCTCGTAGGCATCCTGACCCTCAAAGATATTATCCGGGGACTCCAGGCAGAACTGTTTGATAAATCAGGAATGGCGTTGGCAGGATTCTCCTGGAGAGATCTTACCGGGCCAGATTTGCAGGGAAGGGCTCAGAAAGCTGTGAGCGAGGTTATGAGTCCGATCAGCGTGACGGTAGATGCCGATACCCCCTTGGTAACGGCACTCTCCTTAATGATCAAGGATAATCTGGAAAGAATTCCGGTTTTAGAAAATAACCGGGTGATCGGCATACTGCGGATCACCGATTTATTCAGGGAAATTTCGGACGCTCTATTGGCTGCAACAAAACTTTAA
- a CDS encoding N-acyl homoserine lactonase family protein, with protein sequence MTEYTIHPLVVGANATDQGVMTYLKGYGKRIWIPIYVFYLEGGRENILVDTGLEQFVVPPEVEAEYNIKIQEFEEALATYNLKPEDIDLIIHTHLHNDHCENDYKCQNAKILVQRREYEFFQNPHPIDHRYFPDLLDENEVVLLDGDQEIVDGIQVILTPGHTVGGQSVVVNTKKGKAIITGFCCNEQNFPISGPVVPSGVHINVIEAYESAKKVKELADILIPLHDLSIGRRKNIPE encoded by the coding sequence ATGACTGAATATACGATTCACCCCCTCGTCGTCGGGGCCAATGCCACCGACCAGGGGGTTATGACCTATTTGAAGGGTTACGGCAAGAGAATCTGGATACCGATTTATGTCTTCTATCTAGAAGGCGGCAGAGAAAACATTTTAGTGGATACCGGTCTGGAACAATTTGTCGTCCCGCCGGAAGTAGAAGCGGAATATAACATCAAAATCCAGGAATTTGAGGAGGCCCTGGCAACCTACAACCTCAAACCCGAGGATATTGACCTCATCATTCACACTCACCTGCACAACGATCATTGCGAGAATGACTATAAATGCCAGAACGCCAAGATCTTGGTTCAGCGGCGGGAATATGAATTTTTTCAGAATCCGCATCCGATTGACCACCGCTACTTCCCCGACCTCTTGGATGAAAATGAGGTGGTGCTCTTAGACGGCGATCAGGAGATAGTAGACGGCATTCAGGTGATTCTGACGCCTGGGCATACCGTCGGCGGCCAGTCGGTGGTGGTAAACACCAAAAAAGGCAAGGCTATCATCACCGGTTTCTGTTGCAATGAACAGAACTTTCCCATATCTGGCCCGGTGGTGCCTTCCGGCGTGCATATCAATGTCATCGAGGCCTATGAAAGCGCCAAAAAGGTCAAAGAATTAGCCGACATTCTGATACCCTTGCACGATCTGAGCATCGGCCGCCGGAAGAACATCCCGGAATAA